Within the Candidatus Roizmanbacteria bacterium CG_4_9_14_0_2_um_filter_38_17 genome, the region AGCACAACCCTTGCCAGTGAACCGAATTTCTGTTAATTTGTCCCTTGAAACTTGTATCTGAATACTAATGCTATCTCCACAAAGTGGATTGTCTCCAATCTGAGTAATATCTGGCTTTAAAAGCTTTCCATAATTTCTAGGATTGCGGTAATGGTCTAAAATATTCTCCCTATATATATCCATAATAACTACCCTAATATTTTAATAGCTTTTTTTAAACCCAGCACCAATGCATCTATATCTTCCTCGGTGTTGTAAATATAAAAAGAAGCGCGCGTTGTTGCAGCTAATTTAAGCGCGTTGTGCAAAGGCATTGCGCAGTGATGACCAGATCGCACACAGATATTATCTTCATTAAGAATCTGCGCTACATCATGCGGATGAATAAGCTTCTTGCTCTTACCAAATACATTAAATGCTACAACCCCACATTTTTCACTCGCGTTACCGGGTCCATACATGGTAATATTCTTTAACTTCGATAGTTTATCCAGTGCCAGCTCTGTTAAATTTTCTTCATATTTCCTGACATTATCCATTCCAATACTTTTAAGATAATCTACAGCCGCACCAAGTCCAATAGCACCTGAAATATTAGGTGTACCAGCTTCAAACTTTAGGGGTATTTCTTGAAACGTACTCTTATCTAGAGTTACACGCTCTATCATTTCACCACCATACATATATGGTCTCATCTGTTCTAATAACTTAGTCTTTCCCCAGAGCACCCCTATTCCAGTTGGACCCAGCATTTTATGACCTGAGAAGGCAAAAAAGTCACAATCAAGCGCGCTAACATTTACTGAA harbors:
- a CDS encoding cysteine desulfurase CsdA, whose product is MRSVLADFPLLKTRIRGKRIVYLDSTATSLKPQAVLDAINSYNTEYSANVFRGLYDISERATAEFEKAREKIAKFIGAAISREVIFARNASEALNLVASTWGKENIKKNDVVVTTIMEHHSNFVPWQQLAAEKGAILKVVGLDLDYKLDEAELLSAVKEAKLLALTHISNVLGTINPIRSLIKKIRKINPDIVIIVDGAQSVPHISVNVSALDCDFFAFSGHKMLGPTGIGVLWGKTKLLEQMRPYMYGGEMIERVTLDKSTFQEIPLKFEAGTPNISGAIGLGAAVDYLKSIGMDNVRKYEENLTELALDKLSKLKNITMYGPGNASEKCGVVAFNVFGKSKKLIHPHDVAQILNEDNICVRSGHHCAMPLHNALKLAATTRASFYIYNTEEDIDALVLGLKKAIKILG